From Oncorhynchus clarkii lewisi isolate Uvic-CL-2024 chromosome 26, UVic_Ocla_1.0, whole genome shotgun sequence, the proteins below share one genomic window:
- the LOC139384530 gene encoding major histocompatibility complex class I-related gene protein-like isoform X3 codes for MGKLSVLLFVHSFSTIVNAGSGSHSLWALATYISGETPFPEFTVVVMLDDVQVTYYDSNMKHFIYKGHNTSDKIHDDEAKNGDFVFGVMYHHMKERYFHLKHHLNLTEGVQVQQRMAGCEMFDNGEPALIMTKNTFNAVFVDHAIYYNMTHFTYDAGKLLQGWDGMRQLQEKILYENVLLTLCIRTLKTILKREKNVMMRKVPPRLRLIKKEVSGGFQVSCLAFGFYPRHINLTLLRDGQPVAEQELTGGEVLPSGDRTYQLRKRLEVSTEELKKRHNYTCTASHLSLDNKLDVSWESGAERVHLSTLSALLVMLLVVILFSIFICVKRRWSNTASQSKLVNVDATVSEEMNLSSDSET; via the exons ATGGGCAAACTGTCTGTCCTTCTTTTTGTTCATTCGTTTTCCACCATTGTCAACGCAG GTTCAGGATCACATTCTCTGTGGGCACTTGCAACATATATAAGTGGAGAGACGCCTTTCCCTGAGTTTACGGTTGTGGTGATGTTGGATGATGTTCAAGTGACTTACTATGACTCCAACATGAAACACTTCATCTACAAGGGACATAACACCTCAGACAAAATACATGATGATGAAGCTAAGAACGGAGATTTTGTATTTGGAGTTATGTACCACCACATGAAGGAGAGATACTTTCACCTAAAGCACCACTTGAATCTCACGGAAGGTGTTCAAGTTCAGCAAAGAATGGCTGGCTGTGAGATGTTTGACAATGGTGAACCAGCCCTGATCATGACAAAGAATACTTTCAATGCAGTTTTTGTAGATCATGCAATATATTACAACATGACACATTTTACATATGATGCTGGTAAACTACTGCAAGGATGGGATGGGATGAGGCAATTACAGGAAAAAATTCTTTATGAGAATGTTTTACTTACCCTTTGCATCAGAACACTGAAGACAAtcctgaagagagagaagaacgTTATGATGCGTAAAGTTCCTCCCAGACTCAGGTTGATAAAGAAAGAGGTTTCTGGAGGCTTTCAGGTGAGCTGCCTGGCGTTTGGTTTCTATCCCCGCCACATCAACCTGACCCTGCTGAGAGACGGCCAGCCAGTGGCAGAACAGGAGCTGACAGGGGGGGAGGTTCTGCCTAGTGGAGACAGGACCTACCAGCTGAGGAAGCGTCTGGAGGTCAGTACTGAGGAGCTAAAGAAGAGACATAACTACACCTGTACTGCCTCTCACCTCAGTCTGGACAACAAGCTGGATGTCAGTTGGGAGTCTGGGGCAGAGAGAGTTCACCTATCCACCCTCTCAGCTCTACTGGTGATGCTGCTGGTTGTTATTCTATTCAGCATTTTCATTTGTGTCAAAAGGAGGTGGAGTAACACTGCCTCTCAGTCTAAACTGGTCAACGTTGATGCAACAGTGTCAGAGGAAATGAACCTTTCTTCAGATTCTGAGACCTGA
- the LOC139384530 gene encoding major histocompatibility complex class I-related gene protein-like isoform X1 has product MGKLSVLLFVHSFSTIVNAGSGSHSLWVLATYISGETPFPEFTVVVMLDDIQVTYYDSNMKHFIYRVNNTPNKMHDNEAQDGAYVFGMMFNNMKERSFNLKHHFNLTEGVQVQQRMSGCEMLDNGEPVMFVVKDTFNAIYTDQMVCYNMTHFIYDAGKLLRGWDGMRQAFERVLFENVHLPICIRTLKTILKREKTFAMRKVPPRLRLIKKEVSGGLKVSCLAFGFYPRHINMTLLRDGQPVAEQDLTGGEVLPSGDGTYQLRKSLEVSTEELKKRHNYTCTASHLSLDNKLDVSWESGAERVHLSTFSALLVMLLIVILLGIFICVKRRWSNTASQSKIANVDAKVSEEINLSSDSET; this is encoded by the exons ATGGGCAAACTGTCTGTCCTTCTTTTTGTTCATTCGTTTTCCACCATTGTCAACGCAG GTTCAGGATCACATTCTCTGTGGGTACTTGCAACATATATAAGTGGAGAGACGCCTTTCCCTGAGTTTACGGTTGTGGTGATGTTGGATGACATTCAAGTGACTTACTATGACTCCAACATGAAACACTTCATCTACAGGGTAAATAACACCCCTAACAAAATGCATGATAACGAAGCTCAGGACGGAGCTTATGTATTTGGAATGATGTTCAACAACATGAAAGAGAGATCATTTAACCTAAAGCACCACTTCAACCTCACAGAAGGTGTTCAAGTTCAGCAAAGAATGTCTGGCTGTGAGATGTTGGACAATGGTGAACCGGTCATGTTCGTGGTAAAGGACACTTTCAATGCCATTTATACAGATCAAATGGTATGTTACAACATGACACATTTTATATATGATGCTGGGAAACTACTACgaggatgggatgggatgagGCAAGCGTTTGAAAGAGTATTATTTGAGAATGTTCATCTTCCCATTTGCATCAGAACACTGAAGACAATCCTGAAGAGAGAGAAGACCTTTGCGATGCGTAAAGTTCCTCCCAGACTCAGGTTGATAAAGAAAGAGGTTTCTGGAGGGCTCAAGGTGAGCTGCCTGGCGTTTGGTTTCTACCCCCGCCACATCAACATGACCCTGCTGAGAGACGGCCAGCCAGTGGCAGAACAGGATCTGACAGGGGGGGAGGTTCTGCCTAGTGGAGACGGGACCTACCAGCTGAGGAAGAGTCTGGAGGTCAGTACTGAGGAGCTAAAGAAGAGACACAACTACACCTGTACTGCCTCTCACCTCAGTCTGGACAACAAGCTGGATGTCAGTTGGGAGTCTGGGGCAGAGAGAGTTCACCTATCCACCTTCTCAGCTCTACTGGTGATGCTGCTGATTGTTATTCTATTGGGCATTTTCATTTGTGTCAAAAGGAGGTGGAGTAACACTGCCTCACAGTCTAAAATTGCCAACGTTGATGCAAAAGTGTCAGAGGAAATTAACCTTTCTTCAGATTCTGAGACCTAA
- the LOC139384530 gene encoding major histocompatibility complex class I-related gene protein-like isoform X2, whose product MGKLSIFLFVLSFCTIVNSGSGSHSLWALATYISGETPFPEFTVVVMLDDVQVTYYDSNMKHFIYKGHNTSDKIHDDEAKNGDFVFGVMYHHMKERYFHLKHHLNLTEGVQVQQRMAGCEMFDNGEPALIMTKNTFNAVFVDHAIYYNMTHFTYDAGKLLQGWDGMRQLQEKILYENVLLTLCIRTLKTILKREKNVMMRKVPPRLRLIKKEVSGGFQVSCLAFGFYPRHINLTLLRDGQPVAEQELTGGEVLPSGDRTYQLRKRLEVSTEELKKRHNYTCTASHLSLDNKLDVSWESGAERVHLSTLSALLVMLLVVILFSIFICVKRRWSNTASQSKLVNVDATVSEEMNLSSDSET is encoded by the exons ATGGGAAAACTATCTATCTTTTTGTTTGTTCTTTCCTTTTGCACCATTGTCAACTCAG GTTCAGGATCACATTCTCTGTGGGCACTTGCAACATATATAAGTGGAGAGACGCCTTTCCCTGAGTTTACGGTTGTGGTGATGTTGGATGATGTTCAAGTGACTTACTATGACTCCAACATGAAACACTTCATCTACAAGGGACATAACACCTCAGACAAAATACATGATGATGAAGCTAAGAACGGAGATTTTGTATTTGGAGTTATGTACCACCACATGAAGGAGAGATACTTTCACCTAAAGCACCACTTGAATCTCACGGAAGGTGTTCAAGTTCAGCAAAGAATGGCTGGCTGTGAGATGTTTGACAATGGTGAACCAGCCCTGATCATGACAAAGAATACTTTCAATGCAGTTTTTGTAGATCATGCAATATATTACAACATGACACATTTTACATATGATGCTGGTAAACTACTGCAAGGATGGGATGGGATGAGGCAATTACAGGAAAAAATTCTTTATGAGAATGTTTTACTTACCCTTTGCATCAGAACACTGAAGACAAtcctgaagagagagaagaacgTTATGATGCGTAAAGTTCCTCCCAGACTCAGGTTGATAAAGAAAGAGGTTTCTGGAGGCTTTCAGGTGAGCTGCCTGGCGTTTGGTTTCTATCCCCGCCACATCAACCTGACCCTGCTGAGAGACGGCCAGCCAGTGGCAGAACAGGAGCTGACAGGGGGGGAGGTTCTGCCTAGTGGAGACAGGACCTACCAGCTGAGGAAGCGTCTGGAGGTCAGTACTGAGGAGCTAAAGAAGAGACATAACTACACCTGTACTGCCTCTCACCTCAGTCTGGACAACAAGCTGGATGTCAGTTGGGAGTCTGGGGCAGAGAGAGTTCACCTATCCACCCTCTCAGCTCTACTGGTGATGCTGCTGGTTGTTATTCTATTCAGCATTTTCATTTGTGTCAAAAGGAGGTGGAGTAACACTGCCTCTCAGTCTAAACTGGTCAACGTTGATGCAACAGTGTCAGAGGAAATGAACCTTTCTTCAGATTCTGAGACCTGA